A genomic segment from Nicotiana tabacum cultivar K326 chromosome 7, ASM71507v2, whole genome shotgun sequence encodes:
- the LOC107762538 gene encoding basic 7S globulin-like precursor (The RefSeq protein has 10 substitutions compared to this genomic sequence), translating to MASSCLHAILLCSLLFITSITAQNQTSFRPKGLILPITKDASTLQYLTQIQQRTPLVPVSLTLDLGGQFLWVDCDQGYVSSSYKPARCRSAQCSLAGAGGCGQCFSPPKPGCNNDTCGLLPDNTVTRTATSGELASDTVQVQSSNGKNPGRNVSDKDFLFVCGSTFLLEGLATGVKGMAGLGRTRISLPSQFSAEFSFPRKFAVCLSSSTNSKGVVLFGDGPYSFLPNREFSNNDFSYTPLFINPVSTASAFSSGEPSSEYFIGVKSIKINQKVVPINTTLLSIDNQGVGGTKISTVNPYTILETSIYNAVTNFFVKELVNITRVASVAPFGACFDSRNIVSTRVGPAVPSIDLVLQNENVFWRIFGANSMVQVSENVLCLGFVDGGVNPRTSIVIGGYTIENNLLQFDLAGSRLGFTSSILSRLTTCANFNFTSIT from the coding sequence ATGGCTTCTTCTTGTTTACATGCCATTCTTTTATGCTCTCTTCTTTTCATTACTTCAATCACGGCCCAAAACCAAACTTCTTTCCGTCCCAAAGGCCTAATTCTCCCAATCACAAAAGATGCTTCAACTCTCCAATATCTCACCCAAATCCAACAAAGAACACCTCTTGTCCCTGTAAGTTTAACTCTTGATCTTGGTGGCCAATTTTTATGGGTTGACTGTGACCAAGGTTATGTCTCCTCCTCTTATAAACCTGCGCGGTGTCGCTCCGCCCAGTGTTCATTAGCCGGAGCTGGCGGCTGTGGACAATGCTTTTCTCCACCTAAACCAGGCTGCAATAATGACACATGCGGCCTACTTCCTGATAACACTGTCACTCGAACCGCCACCAGTGGAGAATTAGCTTCTGATACTGTGCAAGTGCAATCTTCTAATGGTAAAAATCCTGGAAGAAATGTAAGTGACAAAGATTTTCTTTTCGTTTGTGGCTCTACATTTCTTTTAGAAGGACTTGCTACTGGTGTTAAAGGTATGGCTGGTCTTGGTAGGACAAGAATATCTCTTCCTTCGCAATTCTCAGCTGAATTTAGCTTCCCTAGAAAATTTGCTGTTTGTTTGAGCTCTTCAACCAACTCAAAGGGTGTTGTACTTTTTGGAGATGGACCTTATTCTTTCCTTCCTAATAGGGAATTCTCAAATAATGATTTTTCCTACACTCCACTTTTTATCAATCCAGTAAGTACAGCTTCAGCTTTTTCCTCAGGAGAACCCTCTTCTGAATACTTTATTGGAGTAAAATCCATCAAGATTAACCAAAAAGTTGTCCCAATAAACACAACTTTGTTGTCAATTGACAACCAAGGTGTTGGTGGAACTAAGATTAGCACAGTCAATCCTTACACCATTTTGGAAACTTCAATATACAATGCTGTTACAAATTTCTTTGTCAAGGAACTTGTCAACATTACTAGAGTTGCATCCGTGGCACCATTTGGGGCTTGTTTTGATTCAAGAAACATTGTAAGTACAAGAGTTGGACCAGCTGTACCCTCCATTGATCTTGTTTTGCAAAATGAGAATGttttttggacgatttttggaGCAAACTCGATGGTACAAGTGAGTGAAAATGTTTTGTGCCTTGGGTTTGTGGATGGAGGTGTTAATACAAGGACTTCTATTGTGATTGGAGGATACACAATTGAGGATAATCTTTTGCAGTTTGATCTTGCAAGATCAAGATTAGGATTCATATCTTCAATTCTATTCCGACAAACTACATGTCCCGATTTTAACTTCACTTCAATTGCTTAG